A genomic segment from Clostridium pasteurianum BC1 encodes:
- a CDS encoding IS3 family transposase: protein MTEAIYLEVQDKCEDLKWKRQVSVNGMLRILGVSRSGYNSWLHRLPSNQQKRKEIVKEKIKEVYDQSHQNYGAPKITKEIQKAGEKISERTVGKYMKELGIKAQYVKPYTVTTKDSDFSSKLENVLNEQFNPSAPNAVWCTDITYLWTNAGFVYLTSIMDLYSRRIIAWTLTETLAVSCVIDTINKAKKNRKLANPVIIHSDRGSQYVSKEYQKAASKMILSYSKKAFPWDNACIESFHAIIKREWINRFRIKNYRHAYILVFEYIETFYNTTRIHSHCNYMSPNEFEKTYEKVKELSMSMAS, encoded by the coding sequence GTGACAGAAGCAATATATCTTGAAGTCCAAGATAAATGTGAAGACCTCAAGTGGAAACGCCAAGTTTCTGTCAACGGAATGCTTCGTATATTAGGCGTTTCACGTTCAGGGTATAATTCATGGCTGCATCGCCTACCTTCAAATCAACAAAAGAGAAAAGAAATTGTAAAGGAAAAAATTAAGGAAGTCTATGATCAATCCCACCAAAATTATGGTGCTCCTAAAATCACAAAAGAAATACAAAAAGCTGGTGAAAAAATATCAGAACGTACAGTTGGGAAATACATGAAGGAGCTTGGCATTAAAGCTCAATATGTAAAACCATATACCGTTACTACAAAGGATTCTGATTTCAGCAGCAAACTAGAAAACGTTCTAAATGAGCAATTTAATCCATCTGCACCAAACGCAGTATGGTGCACAGATATTACATATCTTTGGACTAATGCAGGTTTTGTATACCTTACAAGCATCATGGATTTATACTCTCGAAGAATTATAGCTTGGACGCTTACGGAAACTTTAGCTGTTTCATGTGTTATTGACACAATTAATAAAGCTAAGAAAAATAGAAAACTTGCTAACCCAGTTATTATACACAGTGACAGGGGCAGTCAGTACGTATCAAAAGAATATCAAAAGGCTGCTTCAAAAATGATACTTAGTTATTCCAAGAAAGCTTTTCCATGGGATAATGCATGTATTGAATCTTTCCACGCAATTATTAAACGTGAATGGATAAATCGTTTTAGAATTAAAAATTATCGTCATGCTTATATTCTTGTATTTGAATACATTGAAACGTTTTATAATACCACAAGAATTCATAGTCACTGCAATTATATGTCACCAAATGAGTTTGAAAAAACATATGAAAAAGTCAAGGAACTTAGTATGTCAATGGCAAGTTAA
- a CDS encoding MOSC domain-containing protein yields the protein MAKVIAINISDKKGIIKTSIKEGIFIEEYGLKGDAHAGKWHRQVSLLAKESIDKMIEMGVTGLVPGKFAENITTEDIVLYRLPVGTKLKIGDTVQEITQIGKECHKGCAIKQQVGKCIMPTEGVFTRVLKGGIIKPGDTIEIMKIKNR from the coding sequence ATGGCTAAAGTTATAGCAATTAACATTAGTGATAAAAAAGGAATTATAAAAACTTCTATAAAAGAAGGCATTTTCATAGAGGAATATGGTCTTAAGGGAGATGCTCACGCGGGAAAATGGCACAGGCAGGTAAGCCTTTTGGCTAAGGAAAGTATAGACAAAATGATAGAAATGGGTGTAACAGGCCTAGTGCCAGGTAAATTTGCCGAAAATATTACTACAGAGGATATAGTACTCTACAGGCTTCCTGTAGGTACAAAATTAAAAATAGGTGACACTGTTCAAGAGATAACTCAGATCGGAAAAGAGTGTCATAAAGGCTGTGCCATAAAGCAGCAGGTAGGAAAGTGTATAATGCCAACGGAGGGTGTATTTACAAGAGTATTAAAAGGTGGAATAATAAAACCAGGAGATACTATAGAAATTATGAAGATTAAAAATAGGTAA
- a CDS encoding metallophosphoesterase, with protein sequence MRLLYIVIFFLGIGLLWSLLEAQVVRVNKIKFKTTKVTDKIKIVFISDTHYGDYYFKHRLKSIINKVNRLEPDLVILGGDYLFVERNTKFNKTDLDKFFNEIKQIKSKHGIVAILGNHEYYLKENINLLLESMEKCKINLLKNKTYSINFKNSTVLFHGVDDLKSGQVNTDVLQINEKYLNIMISHNPDFFEEYNINFDIGLSGHTHGGQINLFGLYAPATESSYGQKFIKTINTKGNSMIITSKGLGCSRLPLRFFAVPEIIELDVKPQ encoded by the coding sequence ATGAGATTACTGTATATAGTAATTTTCTTCCTAGGTATAGGATTATTATGGTCACTGCTTGAGGCTCAGGTAGTTAGAGTAAATAAAATTAAATTTAAAACAACAAAAGTTACTGATAAAATTAAAATAGTATTTATATCAGATACACATTATGGTGATTATTATTTCAAGCATAGATTAAAAAGTATAATAAATAAAGTTAATAGACTTGAGCCTGATCTGGTAATACTGGGCGGTGATTATCTATTTGTAGAAAGAAATACAAAATTTAATAAGACTGATTTAGATAAATTTTTTAATGAAATAAAACAAATAAAGTCTAAACACGGCATAGTTGCAATTTTAGGTAATCATGAGTATTATCTCAAGGAAAATATAAATCTATTGCTGGAAAGTATGGAAAAGTGCAAAATAAATCTACTGAAAAATAAAACTTACTCTATAAATTTTAAAAATTCCACAGTGCTTTTTCATGGAGTTGATGATTTAAAAAGTGGACAGGTTAACACTGACGTTCTTCAAATAAATGAAAAATATTTAAATATTATGATTTCTCATAATCCAGATTTCTTTGAAGAATACAATATAAATTTTGATATTGGCTTAAGTGGTCATACTCATGGAGGTCAGATAAATTTATTTGGACTATACGCTCCTGCAACAGAATCCTCCTACGGTCAAAAATTTATAAAAACTATTAATACTAAAGGTAATTCAATGATAATAACTTCGAAAGGTCTTGGCTGCAGTAGACTTCCTTTAAGATTTTTTGCTGTTCCTGAGATAATTGAATTAGATGTTAAACCGCAGTGA
- a CDS encoding DUF4372 domain-containing protein, translating to MDKYITIFEKLLDIINWNTLKISTYKLDVDYNVASNHLKTLLYFHLAKLDSLRDIDDFMQSDSKLT from the coding sequence ATGGATAAGTATATCACTATCTTTGAAAAATTATTAGATATTATTAATTGGAATACCTTGAAAATATCTACGTATAAGCTAGATGTTGACTATAATGTTGCATCTAATCATCTAAAAACACTTCTCTATTTCCATTTAGCGAAGCTAGATAGTTTAAGAGATATTGATGATTTTATGCAGTCTGACTCTAAATTAACTTAA
- a CDS encoding YihY/virulence factor BrkB family protein, which yields MEKLKCGLISMTKKALADDILALSSQLAYSLLFAFFPFLIFLMTIVGYSDIKTSDIMNNLRTVIPREAYGLADKTISEVVSSKKGGLLSISIILTLWSASAGFNAVIKGLNKAYNEKESRSIIKVQLISLAFTFGMVIIIMFSVFLLIFGETNSNFLIKWFGLSKEFKIIWNFMKYILSIAIMISIFSAVYKFAPCKKHSLREVMPGALFASLGWIISSLVFSFYINNFANYSKFYGSIGAVIILMLWLLITAIVIILGGEINSVLLKKCK from the coding sequence ATGGAAAAACTTAAGTGTGGACTTATAAGTATGACTAAAAAAGCATTGGCAGATGATATATTGGCACTGTCTTCTCAGCTTGCCTATAGTTTACTATTTGCTTTTTTCCCATTTCTAATATTTTTAATGACTATAGTAGGTTATAGTGACATAAAAACAAGTGATATTATGAATAATTTAAGAACTGTAATTCCAAGAGAGGCTTATGGTTTAGCAGATAAAACTATTTCTGAGGTAGTAAGTAGCAAAAAGGGAGGACTTTTATCCATAAGTATAATACTTACACTATGGTCCGCTTCTGCTGGCTTCAATGCAGTGATAAAGGGATTAAACAAGGCCTATAATGAAAAAGAGTCCAGAAGCATAATAAAAGTACAACTTATATCTTTGGCTTTTACCTTTGGAATGGTAATAATAATCATGTTTTCTGTATTTTTACTTATATTTGGGGAGACTAACAGCAATTTTTTGATCAAATGGTTTGGGCTCTCAAAGGAATTTAAAATTATATGGAATTTTATGAAATACATATTGAGCATTGCAATTATGATAAGTATATTTAGTGCTGTATATAAATTTGCTCCATGTAAAAAACATAGTTTAAGAGAGGTTATGCCTGGAGCTCTATTTGCCTCTTTAGGCTGGATAATATCTTCTCTAGTCTTTTCCTTCTACATAAATAATTTTGCAAATTATTCAAAATTCTATGGAAGTATCGGCGCGGTAATAATACTGATGCTGTGGCTTCTTATTACTGCCATTGTTATTATTTTAGGTGGCGAAATAAACTCCGTACTATTGAAAAAATGCAAATGA
- a CDS encoding transposase, which produces MKKQHDKQFKEDAVKYYMDHKELGVRGCAQNLDIGGSTLSKWIRDSKSENGIQVRGSGNYSSDEQKEIARLKRELRDTKDALDVLKKAISILGK; this is translated from the coding sequence ATGAAAAAACAACATGACAAGCAGTTCAAAGAAGATGCTGTAAAATATTACATGGATCATAAAGAACTTGGAGTAAGAGGTTGTGCTCAAAACCTTGATATAGGTGGTAGCACTTTGTCAAAGTGGATTAGAGATTCTAAAAGCGAAAATGGTATTCAAGTTCGAGGTTCAGGTAATTATTCCAGTGATGAACAAAAGGAAATTGCACGATTAAAGCGTGAACTTCGTGATACAAAGGATGCTCTTGATGTATTAAAAAAAGCCATAAGCATTCTGGGAAAGTGA
- the moaA gene encoding GTP 3',8-cyclase MoaA gives MFDSYGRRINYLRISVTDLCNLRCKYCMPEKGIKKMLHEEILSLEEIQSLAESFVEKGVDKIRITGGEPLVRRGLLNLIEGIGNLQKVKDFSMTTNGILLGKYAEDLKNAGLNRVNISMDTLDGKKYSKITRGGRLADVLKGIEVAKNAGLTPIKINVVLIKGFNEDEIESFVNLTRYEEIDVRFIELMPIGALKYWSLNNYISNNIVLEKVPELTEAAATDISSPAKYYKLSAGKGRVGLINPISCKFCKNCNRMRLTVDGKIKPCLHSNEEIDLKVPLRQGKNIGELIDNIIINKPKEHNLEDGNYISRNMMDIGG, from the coding sequence ATGTTTGATTCATATGGAAGAAGAATAAATTACTTGAGAATATCAGTTACGGATTTATGTAATTTAAGATGTAAATACTGTATGCCTGAAAAGGGAATAAAAAAAATGCTCCATGAAGAAATTTTAAGTCTGGAGGAAATACAGAGTTTAGCTGAAAGCTTTGTAGAAAAGGGCGTAGATAAAATTAGAATAACTGGCGGAGAACCTTTAGTAAGACGAGGGCTGTTGAATTTAATAGAAGGCATAGGAAACTTACAAAAGGTGAAGGATTTTTCCATGACTACCAATGGAATATTACTGGGTAAATATGCTGAGGACTTAAAAAATGCTGGACTTAACAGAGTAAATATAAGCATGGATACTTTAGATGGAAAGAAGTATTCCAAAATCACCAGAGGCGGAAGATTAGCTGATGTACTGAAGGGAATAGAAGTTGCTAAAAATGCTGGACTTACTCCCATAAAAATTAATGTGGTATTGATAAAGGGCTTTAATGAAGATGAAATAGAGAGCTTTGTAAATTTAACAAGATATGAAGAAATAGATGTAAGATTTATAGAGCTTATGCCTATAGGTGCTTTAAAATATTGGTCTCTTAATAATTATATTTCAAATAACATAGTACTGGAAAAGGTGCCGGAATTAACAGAAGCTGCAGCCACAGATATTTCTTCTCCGGCAAAATACTATAAACTTTCAGCAGGTAAGGGTAGAGTGGGACTCATTAACCCTATATCCTGTAAATTCTGTAAAAATTGCAATAGAATGAGGCTTACTGTAGATGGTAAGATAAAGCCATGCCTTCATTCTAATGAGGAGATAGACTTAAAAGTGCCCCTTAGGCAGGGAAAAAATATTGGTGAATTAATAGATAATATTATTATAAATAAGCCTAAGGAACACAATTTGGAGGATGGAAATTATATAAGCAGAAATATGATGGATATTGGTGGTTAA
- a CDS encoding molybdenum cofactor guanylyltransferase → MDNFKTAVILAGGKSSRMGFDKQFLKIDEVKLMYKLIDELKREFQDIVIVTNKPDEYGDDFSCCRIVSDEIKQKGPLSGIHVGLKESKSKYAYFMACDMPNINLDYIRYMKKELIRTEADACVTEQGDKVQPFNAFYSAEIFPKIEKLIMENRRSMLALINIINTHFIKENIARKYDGNLYMFLNLNTQEDVIKYSKMSKQ, encoded by the coding sequence ATGGATAATTTCAAAACTGCAGTAATCCTTGCTGGGGGGAAAAGTTCCCGTATGGGTTTTGACAAGCAGTTTTTAAAAATAGATGAAGTAAAATTGATGTATAAATTAATAGATGAACTTAAAAGGGAATTTCAGGACATAGTAATTGTAACTAATAAACCGGATGAATATGGAGATGATTTCAGCTGCTGCAGAATAGTGTCTGATGAGATAAAGCAAAAGGGGCCTTTATCGGGAATTCATGTAGGACTTAAAGAGAGTAAGAGTAAATATGCATATTTTATGGCTTGTGATATGCCAAATATAAATTTGGATTATATAAGATACATGAAAAAGGAACTGATTAGAACTGAAGCGGATGCCTGTGTTACAGAACAGGGGGATAAAGTACAACCCTTTAATGCCTTCTATTCTGCAGAAATATTTCCTAAAATAGAAAAGCTTATAATGGAAAATAGAAGATCTATGCTAGCACTTATTAATATCATAAATACTCATTTTATTAAAGAGAATATTGCAAGAAAATATGACGGCAATCTTTATATGTTTCTAAATCTTAATACACAAGAGGATGTAATCAAGTATAGTAAAATGAGTAAGCAGTGA
- a CDS encoding accessory gene regulator B family protein encodes MDIVDKMSRICIKFVAKNLQKTEEELEKIKYGVHVILVNLVKLTILFLIASILGITTYTFIAVISFASIRIFASGVHAESNLNCTITNIILFLGNVYLSINILLDKTMIIVIITLSLILVFLYAPADTKARPLVSKKLRKKLRIYSIAITFLLGIIALTCKNNIFANLIIFSVLEESLLITPLIYYILNKTYKNYENINI; translated from the coding sequence ATGGATATAGTTGATAAGATGAGCAGAATATGTATAAAATTTGTAGCTAAAAATTTACAAAAGACTGAAGAAGAATTAGAAAAAATAAAATATGGAGTACACGTAATTCTTGTAAACTTGGTTAAATTAACTATTTTATTTTTGATTGCGTCTATTTTAGGAATAACAACTTATACATTTATTGCTGTCATAAGTTTTGCTTCTATTAGGATATTTGCTTCTGGTGTACATGCTGAATCCAATTTAAATTGCACTATAACTAACATAATATTATTTCTAGGTAATGTCTATTTAAGTATAAATATCCTCTTAGATAAAACCATGATTATAGTTATTATTACTTTAAGTTTAATACTAGTTTTTCTATATGCTCCTGCTGATACTAAAGCTCGACCTCTTGTGAGTAAGAAATTACGAAAAAAGCTTAGAATTTATTCTATTGCAATTACTTTCCTACTTGGCATTATAGCTTTAACATGTAAAAATAATATATTTGCAAATCTGATTATTTTTTCTGTATTAGAAGAATCATTATTAATTACACCCTTAATTTACTATATTCTTAATAAAACATACAAGAATTATGAAAATATAAATATATAA
- a CDS encoding 4Fe-4S dicluster domain-containing protein, which produces MNSFVIANPNRCIGCKTCEAACVMAHSEKNILAKKNDKLNFNPCLKVIKTADITAPVQCRHCENAPCGNACPNGSITNEDGVVLINKDTCIGCKSCMVACPFGAIDLIVQHDEEGEVIKQTGLKCNRDGKFVSKEKLVANKCDLCVGRENGPACVEVCPMDALRLVEGETIGEDIEKKRKNTACSLANME; this is translated from the coding sequence ATGAACAGTTTTGTTATAGCAAATCCAAACAGATGTATAGGTTGTAAAACCTGTGAGGCAGCTTGTGTAATGGCTCACTCAGAAAAAAATATATTAGCAAAGAAAAATGATAAGTTAAATTTTAATCCTTGCCTAAAGGTTATAAAAACTGCAGATATAACTGCGCCTGTACAGTGTAGACACTGTGAAAATGCACCCTGTGGAAATGCATGTCCTAATGGTTCCATAACCAATGAGGATGGAGTAGTTTTAATAAACAAAGATACCTGTATTGGATGTAAATCCTGCATGGTTGCTTGTCCTTTTGGAGCTATAGATCTAATTGTACAGCATGATGAAGAGGGCGAAGTAATAAAACAAACAGGACTTAAATGCAATAGAGATGGGAAATTTGTCAGTAAAGAAAAATTAGTGGCCAACAAATGTGATTTATGTGTGGGAAGAGAAAACGGGCCAGCTTGTGTGGAAGTATGCCCTATGGATGCTTTAAGGCTGGTTGAAGGTGAGACTATAGGTGAGGATATTGAGAAAAAGAGAAAAAACACTGCCTGCAGTCTAGCCAATATGGAGTAA
- a CDS encoding response regulator transcription factor, giving the protein MKLLIVEDDKELCGLLKDGLKKYNYICDTAYDGEEGLYYIGINEYDTIILDINLPKIDGITLCKTVREKLITTPIIMLTARTDTEDKIIGLDSGADDYLGKPFALKELSARLHALIRRNYNKPSNIITIGELCINTKEKTVELNQKEIELTSREYDILELLCYNYPGILSSEKIIEHVWGTDANEFSNVIRVHITNLRRKLKDRNGQTLIETLRGKGYRVCSK; this is encoded by the coding sequence ATGAAGTTATTAATAGTTGAAGATGATAAAGAACTATGTGGTTTATTGAAAGATGGGTTGAAAAAATATAATTATATATGTGATACTGCTTACGACGGAGAAGAAGGATTGTATTATATAGGAATAAATGAATATGATACAATCATTTTAGATATAAATTTACCAAAGATTGATGGAATAACCCTTTGTAAAACTGTAAGAGAAAAACTTATAACAACACCAATAATAATGCTGACAGCAAGAACAGATACAGAGGATAAAATAATTGGGCTGGACAGTGGTGCAGATGATTATTTAGGAAAGCCCTTTGCACTTAAAGAATTAAGTGCAAGATTGCATGCGTTAATTAGACGTAATTACAATAAGCCTTCCAATATAATTACAATAGGAGAATTGTGTATAAATACTAAAGAAAAAACAGTAGAATTAAATCAAAAAGAAATTGAATTAACTTCAAGAGAATATGATATTTTAGAATTATTGTGTTATAATTATCCAGGCATTCTATCATCGGAGAAAATAATTGAACATGTATGGGGAACAGATGCCAACGAATTTTCTAATGTCATTAGAGTACATATTACCAATTTAAGGCGGAAATTAAAAGATAGAAATGGTCAAACTTTAATTGAAACATTAAGAGGAAAGGGATACAGAGTATGCTCAAAATAA
- a CDS encoding sensor histidine kinase, with product MLKIRNRIALLYSLLTIVLIIICIILFYCFLKININRQPIISSLIFNKNLPIQTESVTAKKPSKNLDASGKNSNVIILKEGQKNVNNNSNVDNIDNSSSSIQLTGQNFENIFMNTLYNRFIIIILIVIAIILVINFILSRQYASFALKPLIEFTGKVKNQGNFKTIELIRPSKTKDEIYDLTVAYNEALSKIKLSYENLQRLNSYASHELRNSLAVLRAKIEIGEDTKEIAQYIDGLNGVITDILAMSTFSLSNNKESVDLALVCAKIVDEYTVIFNNIKFNMPEEGVETIKGKEIWIERCIANLIDNAMKFVDENKTSNEINIQVSENDTNIIVEVYDNGIGIDEFKFDEIFTPYYGTKSRTSTGIGLAYVKHVMDLHKGRVLVESKKGEYSKFSLVFIK from the coding sequence ATGCTCAAAATAAGAAATAGAATAGCATTATTATATAGTTTGCTTACCATTGTTTTAATCATTATTTGTATAATTTTGTTTTACTGCTTTTTAAAAATAAATATCAATAGACAGCCTATAATATCAAGTCTTATATTTAATAAAAATCTACCAATACAGACAGAATCTGTGACTGCAAAAAAGCCTTCTAAAAATTTAGATGCAAGTGGTAAAAATAGTAATGTTATTATTTTAAAAGAAGGTCAAAAGAATGTTAATAATAATTCTAATGTAGATAACATAGACAATTCTAGTAGCAGTATACAACTTACTGGACAAAATTTTGAAAATATATTTATGAATACTCTTTATAATAGATTTATTATAATTATCTTAATAGTAATAGCTATAATTTTAGTTATAAATTTTATTTTAAGCAGGCAATATGCCTCATTTGCATTAAAACCTTTAATTGAATTTACAGGAAAAGTTAAAAACCAAGGAAATTTTAAAACTATAGAGCTTATTCGGCCTTCAAAAACTAAAGATGAAATTTATGATTTAACAGTGGCTTATAATGAGGCTTTAAGTAAAATTAAATTATCCTATGAAAACTTGCAAAGGTTAAATTCCTATGCGTCCCATGAACTTAGAAATTCATTAGCAGTTTTAAGGGCCAAAATAGAAATCGGAGAAGATACTAAGGAAATTGCACAATATATAGATGGCTTAAATGGAGTTATTACTGATATTTTAGCTATGTCTACTTTCAGTTTATCTAATAATAAAGAAAGTGTAGATTTAGCTTTAGTCTGTGCCAAGATAGTTGATGAATATACTGTAATTTTCAATAATATAAAATTCAATATGCCAGAAGAAGGTGTTGAAACAATTAAAGGAAAGGAAATCTGGATAGAAAGATGTATTGCTAATCTTATTGATAATGCTATGAAATTTGTAGATGAAAATAAAACTAGTAATGAAATAAATATTCAAGTTTCAGAAAATGACACCAATATCATTGTAGAAGTTTACGATAATGGCATTGGTATTGATGAGTTTAAATTTGATGAAATATTTACACCCTACTATGGAACTAAAAGTCGAACAAGTACAGGTATTGGTCTTGCCTACGTAAAGCATGTAATGGACCTGCATAAAGGCAGAGTCTTAGTTGAAAGCAAAAAAGGAGAATATTCTAAATTTTCTTTAGTGTTTATAAAGTAA
- a CDS encoding CPBP family intramembrane glutamic endopeptidase, which produces MNSINNLIFTIIYYLFMFILPIYFYLKFKNKVSPFSYLKLNNKPLKGIVIGLLISLIYLLLLIIRNYIYGWKPINLNIGVLWINILLVGIFEEVPFRGFVLQKLQDRTSFLTANIMTTLLFVFMHYPLWILTGIDILQSSISIAFISFIFGYVYKEFNSLWVPIICHSIFNMSTWIGLK; this is translated from the coding sequence ATGAATAGCATAAATAATTTAATATTTACCATTATATACTATCTTTTCATGTTTATATTGCCAATTTATTTTTACTTAAAATTTAAGAACAAAGTTAGTCCATTTAGCTATCTAAAACTTAATAATAAACCTTTAAAAGGAATTGTTATTGGGTTATTGATATCACTAATATATCTGCTACTTCTTATAATAAGAAATTATATATATGGCTGGAAACCTATAAATTTAAATATTGGTGTATTATGGATAAACATTTTATTAGTTGGAATATTTGAGGAGGTACCTTTTCGAGGATTTGTGCTTCAAAAGCTTCAAGATAGGACAAGTTTTCTAACTGCAAATATTATGACTACATTATTATTTGTATTTATGCATTATCCTTTATGGATTTTGACAGGAATAGACATATTACAATCTTCTATTTCTATTGCATTTATTAGTTTCATCTTCGGATATGTTTACAAAGAATTTAATTCATTATGGGTTCCTATAATATGCCATTCTATATTTAACATGTCAACTTGGATAGGTTTAAAATAG
- a CDS encoding transposase produces the protein MLSNYNNYIDYNIYLPVLNELISNALENLPVNEKSKKFGTVKLIDSSTITMAKTYFQWAEFRSSKAGIKLHTKFNLNKGIPEIILVSNAKPHDRSKMEDVITENNCIYIFDKGYVDYKKFDSFSEKGIRFITRLKDNAALDEINSWCYVNKKYKLK, from the coding sequence ATGTTATCTAATTACAATAATTATATTGATTACAATATTTATCTTCCGGTACTTAATGAATTAATTTCTAATGCTTTAGAAAATTTACCTGTAAATGAAAAATCAAAAAAGTTTGGAACTGTAAAACTAATAGATTCTTCAACTATTACAATGGCTAAAACTTACTTTCAATGGGCAGAATTTCGTTCTTCTAAAGCTGGAATAAAGCTTCATACAAAATTTAATTTGAATAAAGGTATTCCTGAAATTATACTTGTATCCAATGCTAAACCTCATGATAGAAGTAAAATGGAAGATGTCATTACTGAGAATAACTGTATATATATCTTCGATAAGGGTTACGTTGACTACAAAAAGTTTGATTCATTTAGTGAAAAAGGAATACGCTTTATTACAAGATTAAAAGATAATGCTGCATTAGATGAAATAAATAGTTGGTGCTATGTCAATAAAAAGTACAAATTAAAATGA
- a CDS encoding transposase produces MFILKLIRNFLNFSCTFFILTPSCKITYSDITLLDDSINIIEDIICNLGTKGINLTKNQYRVISVLDSEGKILTFVTNIFEYTSEEIAWLYKKRWDIELFFKWIKQNLKIKRFIGHSLNAVMMQIISAIITFIIIKLIQDISQTSYGLLKIKGLIKHSLTKLVYNNLFSWSQWLGS; encoded by the coding sequence ATATTTATTCTAAAACTTATTAGGAACTTTCTCAATTTCTCTTGTACTTTTTTTATTCTAACACCAAGTTGTAAAATCACATACTCAGATATCACTTTACTAGATGATTCTATAAATATCATTGAAGATATTATTTGTAATCTTGGAACAAAAGGCATTAATTTAACTAAAAACCAGTACAGAGTTATTAGTGTACTTGATTCGGAAGGTAAAATATTAACTTTTGTAACTAATATATTTGAATATACCAGTGAAGAAATAGCATGGTTATATAAAAAACGTTGGGATATAGAGTTGTTTTTTAAATGGATTAAGCAGAATTTAAAAATTAAAAGATTTATAGGACATAGTCTTAATGCAGTTATGATGCAAATTATCTCTGCAATAATAACATTTATCATAATAAAGTTAATACAGGATATATCCCAAACATCCTACGGCTTGCTGAAAATAAAAGGGTTAATAAAACACTCACTTACAAAATTAGTATATAATAATTTATTTTCTTGGAGTCAATGGCTGGGCAGTTAA